GTAATTTTATTTTTCCCTGGCGCAAGGTAGCCGGTCACTCTACAAACTTACTAGAATCTGGACCCAGcagaatttatttattcattttacttttatttgcacTGCAGAACAGTTTTCCGGAATgtgtataaaataaacataagcttacgtattatatatttttattcacagtGCACGACTTTTCCAAACTCGAAAAATCCTTTCTTTTCTTTCTAATAGACATGTGTTACGTATTATCACATTAACAATAGACGGATGGTACATATTACAACAATAACAATAGACAGGTGGTACGTATTACAACAATAACAATAGACAGGTGGTAGGTATTACCACATTAACAATAGACAGGTGGTAGGTATTACCACATTAACAATAGACAGGTGGTAGGTATTACCACATTAACAATGGACAGGTGGTacgtattacaacattaacaatagacaggtggtacgtattacaacattaacaatgGACAGGTGGTGCGTATTACCACATTACCAATAGACAGATGGTACGTATTACCACATTAACAATAGACAGTTGAAACGTATAAccacattaacaaaaaaacaGATGGTTCGTATAATAACATTTACAATAGACAGTCGGTACGTATTACAACGTTCACAATAGACAGGTAGAACTTGATATATTTAAGATTATTTGTATTGAGTATCTTGTTTCAGTACTAATCATAACATCAACAGCAAGTGATATGGTGTTAAAAtgagtgtttattttttttaaatacaagtttataTGTTAACAATGTGCCGTTATATTGAATTCAAAGTTTAACGTTTTGTATATATCAAAGAAAGACGCAGTGAAAgctgtaaaatgtttcattatttcCCATATaccttttacatatatatttaaactattttcatttaGGGATGCTACGGTGATGTCGCAGGTTTTACGGAAATGCCCGGTGTTGCACGATTGTAAAGGCTGCCTGTACTGCCAGATTTAATCGATTTCAAGTGTTTGAAGGAGTTTCTGTGTAaagacatatttttttcaatacttcCTAACCATTTATGAATAGCCTATTGATTTAGATATCACTCTACCTGAAACCGATATACCTGTTTACATATAAATGCTAAATTTAGAACAACTTAACATAAAATGTTTACCTATTGCATTAAAATACTTGTGCGACAAAGCATTACACACGGGATGATGTTTAACCATTTATATGGCTAGTAATTGAAAAAGCATATTGAATGGAGGTTACTGGAAGGAAGAGTATTTCACAAACAAATATAATGTTCTGTAAACCTTGTGAAGATGACAATAAACATGTACCAGCGAACGGTTTATGTCGCGAATGTGAGGAACATATGTGTATAGCGTGTTTCGGAAAccacaaaaagtacaaaatatgtAAAGACCACAGTATGGTTGATATTGATACAAATATTCCGGATTTAAATGATACAAAAGAAGATAATTTCGAAAATTGTCTGGagcacaaaaatgaaaatataaagttttattgtTCATCTCACGAAAAGGTAGGATGTGGTGACTGTATTATATTAGAACACAAAACTTGTAATGTTGACTATGTACGTGATATATCAAAAGCGTTTAAAGACAGCAAGGTATATAACGACATTGTCAAGCATGTAGATTCGTGCCAGAAAGCAGTACAGAAATGCTCTACATCAATCAGTAATAATAAACTACAAATTGAAGATGTACATCAGGGATTTCTAGCCGACATTAAATCATTTCGAGATGAAATAAGTTCCCGTTTAGACACACTGGAAGAACGATTAGTTGAAAAAGCAAACGATGCTAAAACAACCGATAAACTTCGTATTGAATCTCTTGAAGCACCATGCGTAGAtttggaacaagagctgtcacaaataagtgatgatattgtgtctaaaactgACGAACCAAACAAATTATTTGTCACTGCAATGCAGTGTAAACATGTGCTAAATGAAATCGAGCAAAAGCTCTGTAGTATCATGTCAAATAACAGAATTAGCAGTTATAGTTTCAAACGAAATAATAAAATTGAAGAGATATTAGATCAAGTGGAACTTGGATCTGTATATACAATTCACGGAGAAAACGCAGTACCGGATTCACAAAGTAACACTGTATTCTTATatcttttaacatatattttctctAACATATGTCTGCCTTAATGATAagtaaaaacctttaaaatcatCTACCACTACAGGAGTTATATCTAAAATCACTGCATGGATACACAACATTTTACTGATTTGAATAATTAATATCTAATAAATGTGTTTATGATATGATCATGTAATGatcttttaatatttgtttttaatttttaggcTATGAAGAACCTATATCGGTACAGGCAAAACCTGAAACCAGTCGGACATTATACGAAGAAAACGCCTCAAGGCCGGCTTCACAATGTAAGAGTGTACTTTTTTCTGCTAACATATATTATTTTAAGCTTGGTTTTGAACATCTTTGAAAAATAACATTGTTTCAGCTTTATCTTTAATATTACACCATTCACATTAttaatgaaaacttaaaaaaaaatcttattcgACTACATACATCAGGAATCTCCACATGCTTTTATATTTTAGGCTATGATAAACCTACTTCTGTACAAGTAAAACCGGGGAGCAGTCAGACAATATGCCGACAAAACACATCAAGACCGGATTCTCAaagtaaaattgttatttatttcttttaactcAAGCTCGTGTCATCTTTACCAATAAGAAAACCTTCGAAGAATTAGTCTGCAACGCATCTCTAATTTAGCTAGCATTGCCAGAGTTATATATCCAGAATAAtcactttttttattaataaagatttgattaaaatacttgttttactGCATACATAAGGAATCTGcacatatatataatttcatattcTAGGCTATGAAACACCTATTTCTGTACAAGCAAAACAAGGTACCAGCCAGAAAATATACGAAGACACTAAATCAGTTTCAGATTCACAAGGTACGAGTGTCATTGAATACTACATCAGTTTCAGATTCACAAGGTACAAGTGTCATTGAATAACTTGTTAGATAGTGCCATATCTAAAACACTTATAAGGGACATCTAtaaccgagtggttaaggtcgctgctATCGAATCACTTACAtaataattttgatgacattttagtgaacattttgatgatgttttagatGATGATTGTGATGATTGTAAGCTCATTGTATAGATATCTGATAAAATCAGATATGCTGGTGCATTTCATTAATatctaattatataaaaaaaattattaagctccaatgaaataaataacttaaaataatGCACCTAATATAATACATCATTTTGGTAAAATGAGTTATGCTAATGTTAATTTAATGCCCAATGTGTCCAACCAATGCTAGTTTCTGAAAAGACTCTAAATCTGACAAACAAATGCATAACTTTTATATATCTATGTACATGCTCATTATGTATGTATGTGGGTATGTTGGAAGGCAATCAAAAACAAAACCGAGAATTGTTTACGTTCGTAGTTATGTGTATGTTGTCTTAGAATATGTTCAGAATACACATAGTGTATGTTAGTGAATAAATGGacattacaattttattatcTATAGTAAACTTCTGTTAAATATGCTTGTATGCATCTTAATAATATGTTGATTTAAATACCCGTTACAGATTACGAAGAACTGATTTATGAAGAGATTCCAGAATCAAATATTTCACGTAAGAGAGGCTCGTCTAGGCATAAGAACTGGGTGAGAAATTAAATTATCCTGTCACTTGctgtattttcgacccgatatcagggtgccgtatatctttcttgatataccgtcagttgacacgtgaccagtgatatacggtcagttgatcatgtgaccttatgatcgatattgttgtcataagaaattttgcattgaaaccatcaccattgtgttggaaatgtccgaactaagaaaatgagtggtcaaataatgattttttattcaaaaacgaagaagctattgcgatttttaattgtaaccacattactgtgtcggtgattacgtcattatataagtggcgtcattacgaatatgacttcattaaaacggttgtcgcacacttatttttgtaaaataaattgccaaatatcggaaaatgaagtaatgacaagacaaatagaataataggttagtgcctaagatggagaaagtttatctggctcggctccggacgttatcaggttcgccttcggctcacccgataacctcctccacctcgccagataaactttctcatctacggcactaacctattattctctatttatatgAATGTGTTAAAATTGATTTCAACATAGGTTGTTTATGTGTTATCTACACGACTCATATGGAGCCACTCTTCTTTAAGAATGAAATGAATAGTACCAGCTTGGTTCGAACaggacaattttattttgttttgtttgctaACATAGTTCTAACCTGTGTATGAAAATGTAGTTTTCTGCTGGTTCCTTTGATGATGTAGTTTACTTTGAGAAATTAAGGTAGTCATGGAAACTACCTAGTGGTATCACTTTTCTGCtgttttgttcttgtttattttccaatGCATTAAATGCTACATTATAGTCATGTGAATGCAACCAATGAGGCATTCCAACTCGCATATAATAAGTGATTCTATAAACTTGTCTTTTAATTatcataatattatcttgttattATTTTAGTCCTTATTTGAAAATCAACTCAGATGTGAAAACCTTCTAATGGCTGGGGAGTACCTCAGGTAAGAAAGACGTTACTGTGAGTCGTTTCTAGCTTCTTACTTAGTTTACAGCTGGGAAGAAACTCAGGTGGTTAGAAATTGTTCGAAGTCATTTCTGGTTACTTACTTACCGTATGGATGAGGAATACCTCTAGTAAGAAAGGAAATGActgacaatattttcatttttttacatagGAGCACTTCAGGTgagaaagaaatttgttcaaaatatctaACGTTTTGCCTGGAGAGTAACTCGGGTAAGAAAGGAATTAATTATTGTCATTCGCAGAGTGTTATCTTACTTCATGGCTGGGGAGAACCTCAGATAATAAcggaatatattgaaaataattctaatttaTTTCTTACTTTATGGCTGGAGAGTACCTCATGTTAGTCAGGAATTGATGATTGCAGACATTCCTTGCTTATTATCTTACCATATGGCTAGGAAGAATCTTAGGTAAGACAAGGATGGATTAACGAGATTTCTAGCTCGGTTTCACCCTATTGCTGGAGAAAACTTCGTGTAAAAAGGAAATGACTGACAAACTTGTTCGCTTGTTACTTACCTTATAACTAGGGAAAGTATCCCAGGTTAGAAAAAAATAGATTGAAGACATTTCTAGCTTGTTACTTCCCTATAGTCCGATAGTACCTCAGATAAGGAAGGGACTAATTTCAGTCCTTCATAGCTTGCCAATTAACTTTTGACTTGGATGTACTTCAGGTAATACAGGCATTTCATTTCTTGTTCCTTACTCTGCTTAAAGCCAGCCAGGGGTATCTCGAGTAAGAAAGGGTTTACTCGAACCCCTTCATAGCTTGCTCCTAATGTTATTGCTGCTAAGTACCTTACGTAAGAAAGGAATTTTCCGATGTCCTACACAGTTTGTTCTTATACACATCGCCAGGGAGTGCTTCACGTAAGAAAGGAGTTGCTTGAAGCCATTTCTCGCTTGTTTTCTTTCCTTATGACTGGAGAGTTCCTCAGGAAAGTAATAGATCAAAGACATGTTCTAACTTGGTGCTTTCTTATGGCTTGACTGTACCTCAGGTTAGACACTA
This DNA window, taken from Mercenaria mercenaria strain notata chromosome 19, MADL_Memer_1, whole genome shotgun sequence, encodes the following:
- the LOC123542447 gene encoding uncharacterized protein LOC123542447 isoform X2 is translated as MEVTGRKSISQTNIMFCKPCEDDNKHVPANGLCRECEEHMCIACFGNHKKYKICKDHSMVDIDTNIPDLNDTKEDNFENCLEHKNENIKFYCSSHEKVGCGDCIILEHKTCNVDYVRDISKAFKDSKVYNDIVKHVDSCQKAVQKCSTSISNNKLQIEDVHQGFLADIKSFRDEISSRLDTLEERLVEKANDAKTTDKLRIESLEAPCVDLEQELSQISDDIVSKTDEPNKLFVTAMQCKHVLNEIEQKLCSIMSNNRISSYSFKRNNKIEEILDQVELGSVYTIHGENAVPDSQSYEEPISVQAKPETSRTLYEENASRPASQCYDKPTSVQVKPGSSQTICRQNTSRPDSQNYEELIYEEIPESNISRKRGSSRHKNWSLFENQLRCENLLMAGEYLSFKDNGKGDIGLFIGKRAIKAGTYFEVELISSDDKGNIAIGFVPKDFSLKEQPGVGRFSVGYHAKDGCKHDQSTSGERISPPCKVGDVIGIGVASYLTNVFKTKIDIFFTRNHQKIGALEINNPSFCKVYPAVGLQSSGDKARVVLDAQVP
- the LOC123542447 gene encoding uncharacterized protein LOC123542447 isoform X1, translated to MEVTGRKSISQTNIMFCKPCEDDNKHVPANGLCRECEEHMCIACFGNHKKYKICKDHSMVDIDTNIPDLNDTKEDNFENCLEHKNENIKFYCSSHEKVGCGDCIILEHKTCNVDYVRDISKAFKDSKVYNDIVKHVDSCQKAVQKCSTSISNNKLQIEDVHQGFLADIKSFRDEISSRLDTLEERLVEKANDAKTTDKLRIESLEAPCVDLEQELSQISDDIVSKTDEPNKLFVTAMQCKHVLNEIEQKLCSIMSNNRISSYSFKRNNKIEEILDQVELGSVYTIHGENAVPDSQSYEEPISVQAKPETSRTLYEENASRPASQCYDKPTSVQVKPGSSQTICRQNTSRPDSQSYETPISVQAKQGTSQKIYEDTKSVSDSQDYEELIYEEIPESNISRKRGSSRHKNWSLFENQLRCENLLMAGEYLSFKDNGKGDIGLFIGKRAIKAGTYFEVELISSDDKGNIAIGFVPKDFSLKEQPGVGRFSVGYHAKDGCKHDQSTSGERISPPCKVGDVIGIGVASYLTNVFKTKIDIFFTRNHQKIGALEINNPSFCKVYPAVGLQSSGDKARVVLDAQVP